A stretch of DNA from Bradyrhizobium algeriense:
GGCTCGCCGAAACGGGCAAGATAAGTCGGCGCGGCCACCACCGCCATGCGGCTGGTCCCGAGCTTGCGCGCGACGAGGCGCGAAGCCCCCAGCGGCCCGACGCGAATTGCCACGTCGGCGCGCTCCTGCATCAGGTCGATGACCGTATCGGTGAGAACGATGTCGAGCGTGATATCGGGATGCTCGGCGAGGAAGCGCGGCAGCAGCGGCATCACGTGCTGCATGCCGAAGGGTATGTTGCTATTCACCATCAGATGCCCGCGCGGCGCTGCACCGGAGCCGGCCTCGCGCTCCGCCTCCTCGATCTCGCCGAGAATGCGCAACGAGCGCTGGTAGAAGGCCTGGCCTTCCTCGGTCAGTTGGAGCTTGCGCGTGGTCCGGTTCACAAGTCGCGTGCCGAGCCGGGCCTCCAGGCGGGATACCAGCTTGCTCACGCCGGATGGGGTCATGCGAAGGCTTTTTGCCGCCGCGGTGAACCCGCCGAGGTCGACGACCCGGACGAAGACCTCCATCTCGGCGGAACGGTTGGTATCGAGCCGGCTCATGTTGAATTCGCATCACAAATGATTGGATTGCCGGCATCCTAATTCTTCCGCCGCGCTTCCGCTATTTGCGTTGCAGCAACCCTGTCCTGATCCGGAGCAACGCATGCCTGCCGCCGTCCTTGCGCTGACCGCCGGTGCCTTTGGCATCGGCACCACTGAATTCCTCATCATGGGCCTCTTGCTGCAGGTCGCCGCCGATATGCAGGTTTCGGTCTCCGCGACGGGCCTGCTGATCTCCGGCTATGCGCTCGGGGTGTTCGTCGGCGCGCCGATCCTGACGCTGGCGACGCGGCGGATGCCGCGCAAGGCGGTGCTGCTTGCTCTGATGGCGATCTTTACCTTCGGCAACGCCGCCTGCGCGCTGGCGCCGGACTACGGGCTGTTGATGGCGGCGCGGATTCTCACCTCGCTCGCCCATGGCACATTCTTCGGCGTCGGCTCGGTTGCGGCGACGAGCCTCGTCACCGAGGACAAGCGTGCTTCCGCGATTGCCACCATGTTCATCGGGCTGACGGTGGCTACTCTGCTCGGCGTTCCCTTCGGCGCGTGGTTCGGCCTCATGCTGGGATGGCGCGCCGCCTTCTGGGCAGTGACCGCGATCGGTGTGGTCGCCTTCGCCGTGCTGGTCATTCTCGTTCCCGGCGATGTCGGCGGCAACGAGAAAGCCACTTCGCTGCGCGAGGAGCTGGCGCTGGTCGGCCGTCCGCAAGTCCTGCTCGGCCTCGCCATGACCGTGTTCGGTTTTGCCGGCCTGTTCGTGGTCTTTACCTATGTCCAGCCGATCCTGACCCGGCTGACCGGCTTCTCTGAAGCGGCGGTCTCGCCGATCCTTCTCGTGTTCGGCGTCGGCCTGTCGATCGGCAATGTTGCGGGTGGGCGGCTCGCCGACCGTGGTCTCGGACGTGCCCTGATCGGCACGCTTGCGGCGCTCGCGCTCGTGCTCGTCGCGCTTGCGGCGGTGCTGTCGATCAAGGGCCTCGCCGTGGCGTTTATGTTCCTGCTTGGCGCTGCCGCCTTCGCCACTGTCGCGCCGCTGCAGCTTCGCGTGCTCGAAGCGGCCGGCACGGAGGGACGCACGCTCGCGTCCAGCCTCAACATCGCGGCCTTCAATCTCGGCAATGCGCTCGGCGCCTGGGCCGGCGGGCTAACGATCGATCACGGCCTGGGTCTGGCCGCGCTTCCACTCGTCGCGGCGGCGATCACCGCGGCGGGGCTCGTGCTGGCGATATGGAGCGTGCGTCTCGACCGGCCGGTACCTTCCGCTGCGGCGTGCCCGGCGGAATGAAAGCAAAGCATCAAAAGGGAGCACGACAATGCAATATCGCAACCTGGGTGCCTCAGGCCTGAAGGTTCCCGTTATCAGTTTCGGCACTGGCACGTTCGGCGGAGAGGGGCCGCTGTTCTCGGCTTGGGGCCGGAGCGGCGCCGAGGAAGCGAGGCGGCTGGTCGACATCTGCCTCGAAGCCGGCGTCAATCTGTTCGACACCGCCGATGTCTATTCGAACGGCGCGTCGGAAGCGATTCTCGGCGCCGCGATCAAAGGCCGCCGCGACAGGGTGCTGATCTCTACCAAGACCAGCCTGCCGATGGGTGACGGTCCATTCGACGCGGGCTCATCGCGGCATCGCCTCGTTTTGGCGGTGGACGCCGCCTTGCGGCGGCTCGGGACCGACTACATTGACTTGCTGCAGCTCCACGCCTTCGATGCCTTCACGCCGATCGAGGAAGTGCTGTCGACGCTCGATGGGCTCGTCCGTGACGGCAAGCTGCGCTATGTCGGCGCCTCCAATTTCTCGGGCTGGCAATTGATGAAGTCGCTCGCCATTGCCGAGCGTCACGGTTGGCCGCGCCATGTGGCGCACCAGGTCTATTATTCGCTCGTCGGCCGCGACTACGAGTGGGAGCTAATGCCGCTCGGCCTCGATCAGGGCGTTGGTGCGCTGGTCTGGAGCCCGCTGGGTTGGGGACGTCTCACCGGCAGGATAAGACGCGGCCAGCCGCTGCCGGCGGGCAGTCGCCTGCGCGAGACGGCGCAGTTCGGTCCGCCTGTCGACGAGGAGCGGCTCTATCGCGTCGTCGACGTCCTGGATGCGGTCGCGACCGAGACCGGTCGCACCGTGCCGCAGGTCGCCATCGCATGGCTGCTCACCCGCCCAAGCGTGGCGTCCGTGATCATCGGCGCGCGTGACGAAGCGCAGCTCCGCGACAATCTCGGCGCCATTGGCTGGTCGCTGACCGCCGAGCAGATCGCGCTCCTCGACAAGGCGAGCGCGGTGATGCCCTGCTATCCCTATTATCCTTATCGTGTCCAGGAAGGCTTTGCGCGATTGAACCCGCCGCCGGTTTGAGCCGATCGGAAGCGGACGCCGCCGCGCCTCGGTGTTTTGCAAGACCTACGCATCAATTGCGTTCGGCAATGATCGCGAGCGCTTCCGCGCCGCTGACCGGCTGGCCGGCGGCCAAATTCAGGAAATCCGCAGGCTCGCCCGCAATCGCCTTGTCGAGCAGCATGCGATAGCGGCGCCTCGGAATTTCGACCGCGCCGAAGCTGCGCAGATGTTCGGTGACATATTGTGTGTCGAGCAGCTCGAACCCGCCAGCGATCAACCGCGCCACCAGATGCACCAGCGCCACTTTCGATGCGTCGCGGGTGCGATGGAACATACTCTCCCCAAAGAACGCCCGCCCGAGGCTGACACCGTAGAGGCCGCCGACGAGGTCGCCGTCCTGCCAGACCTCGACGCTGTGGCAGTGCCCGAGTTCGTGGAGCCCGACATAGAGATCGCGGATGCGCTTGTTGATCCAGGTGTCGTCGCGGCCCGGCTGCGGCGCCGCGCAACCCGCAATGACCGCCTTGAAGGCGGTATCGACGGTAACGCTGAAGGCGTCCGAGCGCACGGTGCGGGCAAGCCGCGAGGCGATGCGGAAGCCCTCGAGCGGGATCACGCCGCGCATTTCCGGCTCGACCCAGAACAGCGTCGGATCACCGGCGCTCTCGGCCATCGGAAAGATGCCGCAGGCATAGGCCCGCAGCAGCACTTCGGGCGTGATTTCGGAAACGGCTGACTCGCGCGATGTCATGGGCTGATGATAGCAGGACGGAGGGGGCCTATGCTACGTTCCGCAAACGATCAGTGCGCAGCCGTGGCCGCACAATGCGAGACGGATGACGGTAAGGCAATCCGCCCGGCCGACTTCCCGCAAATGAGTGTAGCATGAGCGCAGTGTTGATCGTCGTTCCGGTGTTCGCGTTGATCGCGGCCGGCTATGCGGCGGTAGCGCTGCGTTTCATCTCGCCTACGGCGCACAGGGGCATTTCCGAGTTCGCCTTCAGCATCGCCATTCCCGCGCTCTTGTTCCGGATCGTGGTCGTCGCGGAATTTCCCGCCGTCAACGCCTTCGCGGTGTGGGGCGCCTATTATGGCGCAACGGCGGCTATATGGATCGTCGCGCTGCTGGCGTCATCCGTTCTTCGGCAATCCCGGGCCGACGGCGTGGTGCTTGCGATCGGCGCGGTCTACGGCAACGTCGTGATGCTCGGCCTTCCCCTGACGCTGTCGGCGCTGGGAAGTCAGGCGGCCGGCTCTATGGCGTTGATCCTGTCGGTCAACACGCCCCTGCTTTGGCTTTGCGGCACGCTGCAGATGGCATGGGCCGAGCGGAAGTCTTCCGAGTCAGCGCCGCTGCTGGTGCTGCGGGCCGTGCGCGAGATCGCGCGCAATCCGATCATGCTCGCGCTCGGCTTCGGCTTTCTCTGGCGCCTGACCGGATTGGGGCTGCATCCCGTTGCGGACAGGACGTTGGAACTGCTGGCGCAGGCGGGTTCACCCACGGCGCTGATCGCGCTCGGCATCAATCTGTTCGGATTCAGGATCAAGGGCCAGGCAGTCGCGATGGCCGTCATGTGCGCGCTCAAGCTGCTGGCGATGCCGGCCATTGCCGCGATCCTCGCGTTCTACGTCCTGGCGTTGCCGCCCATTTCCGCGGCTGTGGTTGTCCTGTTTGCCGCAATGCCGACCGGCGCCAATGCCTATATCTTCTCGGCCCAGTACGGACGGCTGAGCGAAGCCGTCTCGGGCGCGGTGGCGCTCGGCACGGTCCTGGCCGCAGTGACGTTGCCCGTCATCGTGGCATTCGTGACGGTCGCGCTGCGCTAGGCGCTCGACATCAGTCGCAATTCTAGTCCTCGAAGCCGAACAGCTTTGCCGGATTGGTCACCAGGATCTTCCGTAGCTCGGCCTCGTCGGGCGCGTAGCGATAGAGCAGTTCGAGCAGGTCGGCGTCGTTGGGGGGCTGCACCACCGAAACCGGGTGCGGCCAGTCGCTGGCCCACACGCAGCGGTCGGGAGCAGCTTCGATATAGGCGCGCGCGATCGGAATGACGTCGTCCCAGGGCGGGCCGTTTTTCGACGTCTTCTCCCCGAGCGACAGCATCACCCAGAAATTGCCCTTCGACAGCAGCGCCAGCATCTTTTGCAAGTTCGGATCGTCCTTGCCGCGCACGGGGTCAGGGCGCGCCATGTGGTCAATCAGCACAGGCACGTCGAGGTTTTCGTATTTGGCGGCGCTGGAAACGATGCCGTCCTTTTCCGGCTGGATTTTTGCGTACCAGCCGAGCTCGCGGATTTTCGCGATGGCACGGGCAAAATCCTTGTCCGAGAGCACCGCACCGAGTTCCTGCCGGAAACTGAAGCGGGCGCCGCGCACGCCGGCGTCATGCAGTTTGGCGAGATAGGCATCGTCGGCTTCGGCAAACACCAGCGCGTTGGCGCAAGCGCGGTAGTTCGGCCCCATCGCCGCGAGGGCGTCGAGCACCACGGAATGATCGGCGCCATAGGTCGTGGTCTGCACGATGATGCCGCGCTCGATGCCGAGCGCCTTGTGGACGCGAAGCGCGGCTTCCCAGGTCGCGGTCGGCATCTGGTAGGCGGCGCCCGGCCGCACCGGATATTTGTCCAGCGGACCCAGCACGTGAAACTGGCTGTCGATGCTCTTCGGCGGCGGCAGCTTTGAGGGACGGCGCGGGTTCGGATCGAAGGGGAGATAGGTCGGCATGTCAGGTTCCTTGACTGGTCGCGGTCAGCCGATCACGGCGGTGAAATCGCATTGCACGAGCGCGCCGTTCTCCATGTCCATCTGCAGCGCATGGCGGGCAGGGCGCGAATGCTCGTCGGGAAACATTTTCAGCCATTCGGTATTTACGGGCGCACGCTGCGTGCGGTCCTGCAGCCATACGGTCATTTTGATGATGTCGTCCGTGGTCCCGCCGCCGGCTTCCACGATGGCCTTCATGTGGCCGAACATGTTGGCGCACTGGTCTTCGATCTTGTCCGGCATCTTGCCGGCGGCGTCGCGGCCGAGAATGACGCCGGACATCAGGAGATTGCCGATGCGGCAGGCGTTCGGAATTGGATTGGCGTGCTTGAATTCGCCGATATGAATGCTCTTGCGCCGTGTCATCGCTTCTCTCCCTGGGACGCTTTCTTGTTCAGACGAACTGGCAGGACACCGATCCGAACTGGCCGTAATCGGCATGAAACGTGTCGCCCCTGATAATTTCGACGGGGCGCGTAAACGATCCCGCCAGCACCACTTCGCCGGCTTCGAGATACTCGCCCTGAGCCGCCAGCCGGTCGGCAAGCCAGGCCACGCCGTTGGCGGGATGATTGAGAACGCCCGCGGCGATGCCGGTCTCCTCGATCTGGCCATTGCGAAACAACAGCGCGCCAATCCAGCGCAGGTCGAAATCGAGCGGCCGAATGGGCCGGCCGCCGACGACCAGCGCTGCATTCGCGGCATTGTCGGAAATCGTGTCCATCACCTTGCGCGGCGCTTTCGTCTCGGGATCGACGCGATGCATCCGGGTTTCCAGGATTTCGAGCGCCAGCGTGACGTAGTTGGTGGCGTTGAGCACGTCGAACAGCGTGCAGTCCGGGCCCTTCAACGGCGTCTTCAGCACGAACGCCAGTTCGACCTCGATGCGCGGCGCGCGGAAGCGGTCGAACGGGATCGGCGATGCATCCGGATAAAACATGTCGGCGAACAGCACACCGTAGTCCGGCTCGGAAATGCCGACGGCGTTCTGCATCGCTTTCGATGTCAGGCCGATCTTGTGCCCCCTGACGACGCGGCCGCGGGAGAGCTGCAGTTTCGTCCATGCGCGCTGGATGGCGTAGGCATCCTCGATCGTGAGATCAGGATATTCGCGCGTGAACGCAGGTATCAGCGACTTGCTGCGTTCGGCCTCGTCCAGGCGCTGCGCCAGCCGTTCGACGGTTTGTTGATCGAGCATCGGTTACTGCTCCTCCGCCACGGTGTTGCGAAGGATGCCGATCCGAGCGGATTCCACCTCGACGACGTCGCCTGGCTTGAGCCAGCGCGGCGGCGTGAACCGGGCGCCGGCCCCGGTCGGGGTGCCGGTCGCGATCATGTCGCCGGGTTTCAGGGTCGCAAAGGTGGAGAGGTAGGCGATCAGGAAATCGAACGGAAACATCAGCCGCTCGGTGGAATCGCTCTGGCGCACCTCGCCATTGACGCGGGTAATAATGTCATGAGGCCCACGCGGATCGCATTCGTCCGACGTAACGATCCACGGCCCGATGCTGCCCGATCGATCGAAATTCTTGCCCTGGGTGACGTTGAACTTGCCGTGGTGCAGCCAGTCGCGAACGCTGCCTTCGTTGCACAGCGTCATGCCGAAGATGTACTCCCAGGCGCGCTCGCGGGGGATGTGCCGGCCTTCCTTGCCGATCACGATGACGAGTTCGCCCTCATAGTCGAGCTGTTCGGAGATATCAGGCTTTTCGATCGGCTGGCCGGAGCCGACGACCGAGGAGGGGTTGCGGACAAATAGGCTCGGATATTTCGGCAGGTCCGAATTGTCCTTGTACTCGGCGTTGCGGTCTTTGTAGTTGACGCCGATGCACCAGAGTTTTTCCGGATTGGGAATCGGCGGCAGCAGCACGAGATCGTCGAGCGCATGGCTCGGCTTGAGGCCGGCGACCATCTGGCGCGCGACTTCCAGGCCGTCCTTGGCGATCAGGCTCCGAAGGTCAGGACATTTCGGTCCGAGCCGTTGGGTGAGGTCGACCACGCCGCCGGCAACGGCCGCGCCGAAGTGCGGCTCGCCGTTTGCGAGATAACTTAAGAGATGCATGCGGTGGATCTCCGGATCAGCGCCGCGTTCACGCGGGCGACGGCGCGCCTTTCGACGCTTCAGGATTCAGTTTTCGAGGTCTGGAACACGGGTTTCAGGGTAACGATCTCGCCGAGCTTGGCGTAACGCGGACCGGCAATGCGGCAGATCGGATCGAGCGCCTCGGTTTCGATCTTGCCGTTGTTCAGCAGCCCATCCCTGATATGGAAGACCAGCACCTCGCCGACGATGAGCCGGCTGCGGGTTTCGCCGAATTCGAGGCATTGCCGGAAGCGGCATTCCATCGCGATCGGCGCGGCGGCCAGACGGGGCACCTTGGTGCGTTCGCCCGGCAGCGTCGAGAGCCGCAATTCCTCGACCTCGCTGACATCGGGCGGATGCTCGGTGGAACTCTCGTGCACCGCCTTCATCAGGCTCGAATCCGCGATGTGAACGACATACTCCTCGTTGTTGAGGATGTTCTGCGCGGTATCCTTGTAGATTGCGCCCTTGCGGCCGACGCTGATGGCCAGCATCGGCGGCTTCGGCGAGACGAACATAAAGGCGCTGAAGGGGGCGAGGTTGAGCACCCCGCTACCCGACAGGCTGGTCACCCAGGCGATCGGGCGGGGCACCACGACGCCGGTGATCAGCCGGTAGGCCGTTTCGGGGTCGAGATATGCAGGATCGATCCGCATCGGGATGCGCCTCAGTCGGCCTTGATGTTCGCCTTGCGGACCACGGGAATCCACTTGGCGTCCTCGCGTTCGAGGTAGCTCGTAAACTCCGCCGGCGTCATCGATACAGCCTCGGCGCCGAGCGCGTTGAACTTCTCGACGATGGCGGGATCTTTCAGGATCTCCGCGAGGGTATCGTGGAGCTTGGTCACGATCTCGGCCGGCGTGCCTGATGGCGCGAACAGTCCGGTGAAGGTCTGGCCGTCGAGTTCCTTGTAGCCGAGTTCGGTGAAGGTCGGGACATCCGGAAGCCAGGAGGCGCGGTGGCTGCCGGTGACGGCGAGCGCGCGCAGCATGCCGCTCTTGATGGAAGGCAGTCCGACCGAGATCTGGTCCAGCGCAAATTGCACCTGTCCGCCGATCAGGTCGTTGAGAGCCGGTGCGTTGCCGCGGTAGTGCACCGTCAGCCATTCCAGGCCGAGCGACGACTGCATCAACTCGCTGAGCAGATGGTTGGTGGTGCCCTGGCCGGGGGAAGCCATCGTCAGCTTGCCGGGATCGCGGCGGGCAAGCTCGATGAATTCCTTCAGACCTTGGGCCGGCACCGTCGGATGCACTTCGAGCACCAGCGGCGTCATCGTGATCGAGGTGATCGGGAGGAAATCCCGCTTCCAGTTATAGGCCTCGCGCTTGGCGATCTCGGGTGCGAACAGCACGGGGCCGTTGGCGCCGACGAACAGGGCGTAGCCATCGGGTTTGGCTTTCGCGAACGCCTCGCCGGCGATCAGGCCGCCCGCGCCGGCCTTGTTTTCCACGATGAACGGCTGGCCCAGCTTCGCCTGCAGCCTGTCGGCGATGACGCGCGCCGCGCTGTCGACATTGCCGCCTGCCGGATAGGGCACGATCAGGCGTACCTGCCGCGCCGGCCATTGCTGGGCGTCGGCCGGTGTGCTCAACGCTGCCACGAATAGTGCCGATACAGCGACGCCTGCGATCGCGAAAATTTTCATCGCATTCTCCCGAAAAGCGGCATATTCGCCGCTACATTTTGTTTTGCGCGAGCCCCGTCCCAGCAGCATGCGCATGTATTGTTCCGCGCCGCGATCTTGCGCGCGGCCCTTCCGCTGTCGACCAAATTGTGGTGTTTCTGTCCACATTGTGGACAGGACAGCGCGTATGACAAACGGTCGGTTAAAGGCGCGCGGGCGAGGGCCGCGGCAGGGCGGGCAGGCGATCCGCCGCGCATTGGCCGTGCTGCGGACGCTCGCGGTTGGCGGGGAAAAAGGCGTGCCTCTGGCTGAAGTCGTGCAAGCGACCTCGCTCGCGCGTCCGACGGTACATCGCATCGTGCATGTGCTGATCGAGGAGGGGATTGTCGAGCGCAGCGAGCGGACAGGAAATTACGTCGTCGGTCGTCAGGTGCCCGAACTGGCGCTGGCGCGTCCATCGCGTTCACCCCTGATTGTTGCAGCCGAGCCGCATCTCGCGGAAGCGTCGGCGGAACTCGGCGATACCCTGTTCCTGACGGTGCGCACCGGGCTCGACACGCTATGCGTGGCGCGCCGCATCGGCAGCTATCCGATCCAGGTGTTGTCGATCGAGGTCGGTGTGCGGCGTCCGCTGGGCGTCAGCAGCGCGGGGGTGGCGATACTGGCCGCCATGCCTTCTGCGGAGGCGCGCAAGATTGTGCTCGCCAACGAAACAAGATTTGGCGCCTACCGAACTGATACGGCGACGGTGCTCGGACAGGTCCAGCTCGCCCGCCGCCGGGGCTACAATCTGCGCGATGTCGGCCTGGTGCAGGGAACGAAGTCGCTTTCAGCCTGGATCCGGACGCCGGACGGCCAGCCAGCCGCTGCGATTACGCTCTCCGCCATCCGAAACAGGTTGAGCCCGCGTCGCGCAATCGAGGTGGCGGACGTTCTCCTCGCTACCGCGCGTGCGATCGAGGCGGCGACCCCGAGGGATTAGCGGCTTAACTCGCCGCGGCGCTGGTCGATTTCGGCGCCGCCGCCGGGATGCGGCGGAAGCGCAGCACGATCCTGGTGCCGTGATGGTCCGGATCGCGCTCGGCGCTGGCGTCGAGCTTCGCGGCCATCGCGCTCACGATGCGTTGCCCCATGCCGGTGGAGCGCGGATCGGCCTTGGCGTTGAGGCCGACGCCGTCGTCCGCAATCGCGACCACGAGGTCGTCGCCCTCGGGCTTGAGCTCGACGTGAATGGGACCGGCGCCGTCGGGATAGGCGTATTTGACGGCGTTCATCACCAGCTCATTGACGATGATACCGATCGCCACCGCGCGGTCCGGGTCGATCTCGATCGGTTCGGCCTTGAGCGTCAGCCGCGACATCTTATTGCCCTCGGCCGAACGCCGAAGGTCCTCCAGCAGGGCTTCGAGATACTGATTCAGCAACACGCTCTTGAGATCGTGCGAGGTGTAGAGACGGCGATGCACCTGGGCGACCGCGGCGACGCGGCCCATCGCATTGGTCAGCGCCGCCTTGACGTCGTCCTGGGTCGTCGAATTGGCCTGCAAATGCAGCAGCGAGGCGATGATCTGCAGGGAATTGCCGACGCGGTGGTTGACTTCGCGCAGCAGCACCTCGCGTTCGGCGGCAAGCGCCGCATAGCGGTCGCGCGAGGCGTGGACCTCGGCTTCGGCCTCGTCGCGGGCGCGCTGAAGCTCGGCCTGCCGCAGGGCGCCGTTGACGGCGACCTGGAGCAGGGGGATGAAATCGCCGTGCGTGTCCTTGACCAGATAGTCGGCGGCGCCGGCCTTCAGCGCCGTAACGGCGATCGCCGAATCCTGGGCGGCCGTGACGAACACTACGGGAGGGGCGTCCGCTATCGCCATGATCTGTTCCAGCGTTTCGAGGCCGTCGAGACCCGGCATGAACTGGTCGAGCGCAACCACATCGATGCCGCCCTGCGCCAGCCGCGCCAGCCCTTGCTCACCGCTCGCCGCGTGGACGACCTTGAAGCCTGCCCGCGTCAGGCCGCGGTCGACCAGCCGGGCCAGCCCGGCGTCGTCGTCGATATACAGCAGTGTCGGCGTCGATAGTTTCATGTGGCGGCCGGAGGAACCTGAATGACGGAGAAGAACAAACCGAGCTGGCGAATGGCGTTGGCGAAGCTTTCGTAGTTCACGGGCTTGGTAATGTAGACATTGCACCCGAGGTCGTAACAGCGCTTGATCTCGTGAGAATCGTCGGTCGTGGTCAGCACCACCACCGGCGTGGTCTTGAGATATTTGTTTTCCTTGACCCGCTTCAGAATGTCGATGCCGGTCGTGTCGGGTAAATTGAGGTCGAGCAGGATGAGGAGCGCGCTGCCCTTGTGGTCGAGACCCGTCCCGTCTTTGCCAAACAGGTAGTTCAGCGCGGCTGTACCGCTGGTGAACGGCATTATCTCATTGTTGACACCGGATCGGCGGATATTTCGCTCGATCAGGCGGGCATGGCCCTCATCGTCCTCGATCATGATGATGGTGACTGGATTACTCATGTCCGTGTGTTCCGGTTACCGACTGGCCAATTGATAGGCAGTGTAATCGTGAATGTGCTGCCTTGGTGAAGTTCCGACGCGACTGACATGGTACCTCCCAGGCGGCGCACCAAGGCGCGGACATGGGCAAGGCCGATGCCCTGTCCGGGCCTGTCCTGGGTTCCCGCGCGGCGGAACAATTCGAAAATGCGCTGATGGTCCTTGGGATCGATGCCGCGCCCATTATCCGAGATCTCGAAAATCGCAAAGCCGAGCTTGGTGCGGCCACGCACCCTGATTTCGCCGGGGACTCCGGTCTTGAGGTATTTGAGTGCATTGTCGATCAGATTGGAGAAGATCTGCTCCAGCGCAAGGCGATCGCTGACGATATTCGGCAGCGCGTCGATCCGGATCTCGGCCTGGGCTTCCGCGGCCTGATGCGCCACAGTCGCCACGATGCCGTCTATCAGGTCCCTGGTATCGATCCAGACCGGCTCGAACTCGCGCCGCCCCTCGCGGGTGAGGCTCAGGATCGCCGATATCAGCCGGTCCATCTTGCCGATCGACGACTTGATGAAGGCGAGCGCCTCGGAGAAATCTTCCGAGAGCTGCTTGTCGGAGCCCTCGAGCACGGGTTCGGCGGTATCGGTGGCGTTTTCCGGGGCAGGCTGCGCAGCGGACTGCTCGCGGGAAAGCGCTGCGATCCGTTTGAAGATGTCGCCGCGCAATTCCTCCAGCTCGCTGGTGAAGCCCATGATGTTCACCAGCGGCGAGCGCAGATCGTGGCTGACGATGTAGGCGAACCGCTGGATCTCATCATTGGCTTCGCGCAGGTCCGCGGTACGCTCGTCGATCGTGGCCTCGAGGTTGAGATGACTGTCGCGCAGTCTGGCGTCGGCCTGGTCGCGCGCGTGCGATGAACGTCGGACCAGGAAGATAGCGATGCC
This window harbors:
- a CDS encoding MFS transporter, which encodes MPAAVLALTAGAFGIGTTEFLIMGLLLQVAADMQVSVSATGLLISGYALGVFVGAPILTLATRRMPRKAVLLALMAIFTFGNAACALAPDYGLLMAARILTSLAHGTFFGVGSVAATSLVTEDKRASAIATMFIGLTVATLLGVPFGAWFGLMLGWRAAFWAVTAIGVVAFAVLVILVPGDVGGNEKATSLREELALVGRPQVLLGLAMTVFGFAGLFVVFTYVQPILTRLTGFSEAAVSPILLVFGVGLSIGNVAGGRLADRGLGRALIGTLAALALVLVALAAVLSIKGLAVAFMFLLGAAAFATVAPLQLRVLEAAGTEGRTLASSLNIAAFNLGNALGAWAGGLTIDHGLGLAALPLVAAAITAAGLVLAIWSVRLDRPVPSAAACPAE
- a CDS encoding amidohydrolase family protein, encoding MPTYLPFDPNPRRPSKLPPPKSIDSQFHVLGPLDKYPVRPGAAYQMPTATWEAALRVHKALGIERGIIVQTTTYGADHSVVLDALAAMGPNYRACANALVFAEADDAYLAKLHDAGVRGARFSFRQELGAVLSDKDFARAIAKIRELGWYAKIQPEKDGIVSSAAKYENLDVPVLIDHMARPDPVRGKDDPNLQKMLALLSKGNFWVMLSLGEKTSKNGPPWDDVIPIARAYIEAAPDRCVWASDWPHPVSVVQPPNDADLLELLYRYAPDEAELRKILVTNPAKLFGFED
- the hpaH gene encoding 2-oxo-hept-4-ene-1,7-dioate hydratase; amino-acid sequence: MLDQQTVERLAQRLDEAERSKSLIPAFTREYPDLTIEDAYAIQRAWTKLQLSRGRVVRGHKIGLTSKAMQNAVGISEPDYGVLFADMFYPDASPIPFDRFRAPRIEVELAFVLKTPLKGPDCTLFDVLNATNYVTLALEILETRMHRVDPETKAPRKVMDTISDNAANAALVVGGRPIRPLDFDLRWIGALLFRNGQIEETGIAAGVLNHPANGVAWLADRLAAQGEYLEAGEVVLAGSFTRPVEIIRGDTFHADYGQFGSVSCQFV
- a CDS encoding fumarylacetoacetate hydrolase family protein; translated protein: MHLLSYLANGEPHFGAAVAGGVVDLTQRLGPKCPDLRSLIAKDGLEVARQMVAGLKPSHALDDLVLLPPIPNPEKLWCIGVNYKDRNAEYKDNSDLPKYPSLFVRNPSSVVGSGQPIEKPDISEQLDYEGELVIVIGKEGRHIPRERAWEYIFGMTLCNEGSVRDWLHHGKFNVTQGKNFDRSGSIGPWIVTSDECDPRGPHDIITRVNGEVRQSDSTERLMFPFDFLIAYLSTFATLKPGDMIATGTPTGAGARFTPPRWLKPGDVVEVESARIGILRNTVAEEQ
- a CDS encoding RidA family protein; amino-acid sequence: MTRRKSIHIGEFKHANPIPNACRIGNLLMSGVILGRDAAGKMPDKIEDQCANMFGHMKAIVEAGGGTTDDIIKMTVWLQDRTQRAPVNTEWLKMFPDEHSRPARHALQMDMENGALVQCDFTAVIG
- a CDS encoding aldo/keto reductase — protein: MQYRNLGASGLKVPVISFGTGTFGGEGPLFSAWGRSGAEEARRLVDICLEAGVNLFDTADVYSNGASEAILGAAIKGRRDRVLISTKTSLPMGDGPFDAGSSRHRLVLAVDAALRRLGTDYIDLLQLHAFDAFTPIEEVLSTLDGLVRDGKLRYVGASNFSGWQLMKSLAIAERHGWPRHVAHQVYYSLVGRDYEWELMPLGLDQGVGALVWSPLGWGRLTGRIRRGQPLPAGSRLRETAQFGPPVDEERLYRVVDVLDAVATETGRTVPQVAIAWLLTRPSVASVIIGARDEAQLRDNLGAIGWSLTAEQIALLDKASAVMPCYPYYPYRVQEGFARLNPPPV
- a CDS encoding LysR family transcriptional regulator, which gives rise to MSRLDTNRSAEMEVFVRVVDLGGFTAAAKSLRMTPSGVSKLVSRLEARLGTRLVNRTTRKLQLTEEGQAFYQRSLRILGEIEEAEREAGSGAAPRGHLMVNSNIPFGMQHVMPLLPRFLAEHPDITLDIVLTDTVIDLMQERADVAIRVGPLGASRLVARKLGTSRMAVVAAPTYLARFGEPKTPAELASHRGIGWTFPRSIRGWPFRRGERIEEVLPPPAARASDGEAVRRLALGGVGCARLALFHVGPDIEAGRLIPVLQNYNPGDREDIHAIYVGHAGPLPTRVRSFIDFLATNIRMGDLTVRRTADGKWRLHGEC
- the aat gene encoding leucyl/phenylalanyl-tRNA--protein transferase: MTSRESAVSEITPEVLLRAYACGIFPMAESAGDPTLFWVEPEMRGVIPLEGFRIASRLARTVRSDAFSVTVDTAFKAVIAGCAAPQPGRDDTWINKRIRDLYVGLHELGHCHSVEVWQDGDLVGGLYGVSLGRAFFGESMFHRTRDASKVALVHLVARLIAGGFELLDTQYVTEHLRSFGAVEIPRRRYRMLLDKAIAGEPADFLNLAAGQPVSGAEALAIIAERN
- a CDS encoding AEC family transporter; amino-acid sequence: MSAVLIVVPVFALIAAGYAAVALRFISPTAHRGISEFAFSIAIPALLFRIVVVAEFPAVNAFAVWGAYYGATAAIWIVALLASSVLRQSRADGVVLAIGAVYGNVVMLGLPLTLSALGSQAAGSMALILSVNTPLLWLCGTLQMAWAERKSSESAPLLVLRAVREIARNPIMLALGFGFLWRLTGLGLHPVADRTLELLAQAGSPTALIALGINLFGFRIKGQAVAMAVMCALKLLAMPAIAAILAFYVLALPPISAAVVVLFAAMPTGANAYIFSAQYGRLSEAVSGAVALGTVLAAVTLPVIVAFVTVALR